The Methylocella tundrae genome contains the following window.
CGGCTTCGTCAAGGCCGTTGACGACGTCAGCGTGACCGTCCGCGAGGGCGAGACGGTCGGCGTCGTCGGCGAATCAGGGTCCGGGAAAACAACGCTCGGCCTCGCGCTTTTGCGGCTTATTCGCTCCGAAGGCGAAATCGTCTTCCTCGGCCAGCGCACGGACGAACTCCGGTTCAAAGAGCTGCGCCCGCTGCGGCGCGATATGCAGATCGTCTTTCAGGACCCCTACGGCTCGCTCTCGCCAAGGCTTTCGGTCGCCGACATTGTGGCCGAAGGGCTTGGCGTTCAGCAGAAGGCGCTCTCGGCTTCGCAAAAGCGCGAGATCGTGGCGCGCGCGCTCTATGATACGGGCCTCGATCCGGCGGCGATGGATCGCTACCCGCATGAATTTTCGGGCGGCCAGCGCCAGCGGGTCGCCATTGCCCGGGCGATGGTCCTCGAGCCCAAATTCATCGTGCTCGACGAGCCGACCTCCGCGCTCGACATGTCGGTCCAGGCGCAGATCGTCGATCTCCTGCGCGATCTGCAGAAGCGCCGAGGGCTCGCATTTCTTTTCATCAGCCATGATTTGCGCGTCGTTCGCGCGCTGGCGAGCGAGATCATCGTCATGCGGCACGGAAAGGTCGTCGAGAAGGGGCCCGCGGCCGAACTGCTGAACCATCCCAAAAGCGATTATACGCGCGCTCTTTTCGCCGCCGCCTTCGATATCAAGGTCGAGGCCGGGGCGGCTTAACGCATGACGCCGAAAAGTCGGAGACTTTTCGAACCCACATCATACGTTAAACAGAGGCTTAAAGAGGGGAATAGGATTGCGCTTACGCTTTCTGCCCTCGAGCATATTCCGATCAGATTGGTTCGATCTGATCGACAAGGATATGCTCAAGTTTTTGAATCTGGAGCGATTTCTGATCGATCGAATGATTCCATTCGATCGGAAAGCGCTCTAGCCCGGCGTTTATCGTTAACATTTCCTAAAAAATATCGCGCGCGCCCAGCGAGAGGCCAAGCTTGGCCGTAACTTCGCCACTGTTGGTCAGCACTATTAATCATAGTCGAATGAAGACACAGCGCTCGTCATGCAACGATTTCTTGAATGAGGCGTTGCCTCTGCGAAGATCCGTCCAGTTGAGGAGATGTTCGCGCTCATGGTTAACCTCGACCTCCTTTATAAGCCGGTGTCCCTAAAGCCTGACCGGTCAAATGGTCGACTGATTGTTGTCTCCAATCGTGTCCCTGTTCCTACCGCTTCCGGCGCGCCCGCGGCCGGAGGGCTCGCCGTCGCTCTCCAATCCGCCCTGAGAAGCAAGGGCGGCATCTGGTTCGGCTGGTCGGGCAAAGCCTCCCAGGAGGCCGACCGGGAGCCTCAGTTGCGCACGCTGGGTTCGATCAGCTTCGCCGTTTGCGACCTGACGCGCCGCGATATAGAGGAATACTATCACGGCTTCGCCAATCAGGCGCTATGGCCCATCTGTCACTATCGGCTGGACCTTGCGCGTCTGTCGGAGCGCGACGCCGCGGGCTATTTCCGCGTCAATGAATTTTTCGCGCGCCGTCTGGCAAAAATGCTGCGCCCCGGCGACGTCATCTGGATTCACGATTATCATTTCATTCCGATGGCGGCCTTTCTGCGCCAGCTCGGGGTTCAGAACCGCATCGGCTATTTCCATCATATTCCCTGGCCTTCGCCGGACACGGCTTCGGCTATGCCGCATTATGATCGCATCCTGCGCTCGTTCAGTTCCTATGACGTCGTGGGATTCCAGACAGAGCCGGACGCGGATAATTTTCGCGATTGCCTGATTGAATCTGGCGCCGGACGCGCCGTCGACGGCAACTGGTGCGAAGCTTATGGCCGCAAATTCCAGGTCGACGCCTTTCCGATCAGCATAGACGCGGAGGCTTTTGCGCTGGAGGCGCGTCTTGCCGAACGCAATACGCTGGTCAGGAGGATGCGCGCGAGCCTTGAGGGCCGAGCCATGATCATCGGCGTCGACCGGCTTGATTATTCGAAGGGAATCAAGCACCGGATCGAGGCTTTCGGCGCTTTCCTGGAGCGATATCCGGAGGCCGCGAAAGCCCGCGTCACCATGCTTCAGATCACGCCGAAGTCACGCTCCGAAGTTCCTGAATACGCCAATATTCAGAACGAGGTCGCGGAGGAGGTCGGCCATCTTAACGGCAAATTGGGCGATATAGACTGGACGCCGCTGCGCTACATCAACAAGGCCATGAGCCAATCGGCTTTGGCGGGACTTTATCGAATGGCCCGGATTGGCCTTGTGACGCCGCTGCGCGATGGCATGAACCTCGTCGCGAAAGAATATGTCGCCGCGCAATCGCCAGACGATCCCGGCGTTCTCGTGCTGTCGCAATTCGCGGGCGCGGCGCGTGAACTCAAAAGCGCTCTGATCGTCAATCCTTACGACATTGGAGCGACCGCGGCCGCCATCGCCCGGGCGATCGAGATGCCACTCGAAGAGCGTCAGGACCGTTGGCGCGACATGATGGCGACGTTGCGCGACAACAGCATCGATCACTGGACAGCCAACTGCCTGCAGGCGATCAGTGGCGAGAGCGAGGCGGATCTCGAGGGCTCGCTGCATCCGGCGGGCTCGATCATCCGCTCGGGCGCGATTGCTAAATCTGAGCCCTGGCTTGCGGCGTCCCCAATCTGGACAAGCCTCGGCTATTGACGTTTTCCAGCATGGCGCGGGGACGCCCGCGCGCCTATGACGGCGCCTGGATGGTCCGGCGCCGCTGAAGGTCAGCCAGATCGACAAGGCTCAGCTTGACCCTGTCCGCTGCAAGGCCGTTTACGCAAATTATCATTCCGATTTGATTTCAGACGTTGATTGAGCCCATGCTTTAACGTCAGCTCGAAACCGCTCCGCGCTTGAGCCGGTCCGTTGAAGCGGCTAAAAAGCTACGGAAGTCCGAGCCGCGTCCGCTTGCCGTCATCTCCCCCAAGAGAGCATCATCATGATCGATCGCAGCGATGTGCATTGGTATCGCGACGCCATTATCTACCAGCTGCACGTCAAATCGTTCTTTGATTGCAACAATGACGGCATTGGCGATTTCAAGGGGCTCACGCAAAAGCTCGATTACGTCAAAGACATCGGCGCCAATGCGATCTGGTTGATGCCGTTCTACCCTTCGCCGCTGCGCGACGATGGCTACGACATCTCGAACTATCGCGACATCAATCCGGCGTATGGCTCATTGCGGGATTTCAAGATCTTCGTTCGCGAGGCGCATGATCGGGGATTGCGCGTCATCATCGAACTCGTCGTCAATCACACCTCCGATCAGCATCCCTGGTTCCAGCGCGCCCGCTTGGCGAAGCGTGGCTCCTCAGCGCGCAATTTCTACGTCTGGGCTGATAATGATCAGGGCTACAAGGACGCTCCGATCATTTTCCTCGACATAGAAAAATCGAACTGGACCTATGACGAGATCGCGGGAGCCTATTACTGGCATCGCTTTTATTCGCATCAGCCGGACCTCAATTACGATAATCCGCGCGTGCTCGAAGCCATTCTCGACGTCATGCGCTTCTGGCTCGATATGGGCGTCGACGGCTTGCGGCTCGACGCCATTCCCTATCTCGTGGAAAGGGAAGGCACGAGCTGCGAAAATCTTCCCGAGACGCATTCGATCATCAAGAAGATCCGGGCCGCCGTCGACGCTGATTATCCAGATCGCATGCTGCTCGCCGAGGCCAATGTCTGGCCTGAGGAAGCGGCCGGCTATTTCGGCAACGGCGATGAATGCCATATGGCGTTTCATTTCCCGCTGATGCCGCGCATCTACATGGCGTTGGCGCAGGAGGACCGCCATCCGATCACCGACATCATGCGCCAGACGCCGGAGCTTCCAGACGGTTCGCAATGGGCGATCTTCCTGCGCAACCATGACGAGATGACGCTCGCCATGGTGACCGACAAGGAGCGCGATTACCTTTGGTCCTTCTACGCCGCCGACCGGCGCGCGCGGATCAATCTCGGCATCCGCCGCCGTCTTGCGCCATTGCTCGAAAACGACCGGCGCAAGATTGAACTTTTGAATTCGCTGCTACTGTCCATGCCAGGCACGCCGGTCCTTTATTACGGCGATGAGATCGGCATGGGCGACAATATCTATCTCGGCGATCGCGATGGCGTGCGCACGCCGATGCAATGGTCCGTCGACCGCAACGGCGGCTTCAGCCGGGCCGATCCGGCCAAGCTTTTTCTGCCGGCCATTCAAGACCCGATCTACGGCTATAGCGCGGTCAATGTCGAGGCCCAGCTTGCGACGCAATCGAGCCTCCTGACCTGGATGCGCCGCCTCATCGCGGTGCGGCGCTCGAACCTCGCCTTTGGGCGCGGCGGTTTGCGCTTCCTCTATCCAGCCAACCGCAAGGTCCTTGCTTATCTGCGTGAGACGGAAGCCGAGCGGATTCTCTGCGTCGTCAACGTCTCTCGCGCGCCTCAGGCGGTCGAGCTCGACCTTGCCGAGTTCAAAGGCGCGGCGCCCGTCGAATTGACCGCCGGCAGTCAATTCCCGCAGATTGGCTCTGCGCCCTATGTTCTGACTTTGCCGTCCTATGGATTCTTCTGGTTCAGATTGGAGGCTGTGCTGGAGGAGGCGCCGGCCCCGCAGCCGGTTCCTGAACTTTTTACGCTGGTCGCCGTCGGCAAAATCGACAGCATCCTCTTGGGACGGGAACTCGTCGCTTTCGAGCGGAACGTCGCGCCCAAATTCTTGACCTCGCGGCGCTGGTTTTGCGGGCGAAACGTGCTGATCCCGAAGGTGTCGGTCAGGGATTTCGCGGTTCTTCGCAATGGCGGAGAGGAGCGCCGTTTCGTCCTGCCGCTTCTCGATGTTGTCGAGGGAGACGGCGCGATTGCAACCTACTTCACGCCTTTCGCGGCGGAGCGCGAGAGCGAACAGCTGACGGCCGCGTCGGTCGCCGTCGCCAAACTGCGTCGCGGCGCGCAGATGGGCGTGCTCTATGACGCCGACGCCTGCCCAGCATTTGGCGCAGCCATGCTGGCCGCCTTCCGGGAGGATCAAGCAGTGGCGACCACGAAAGGCGGAAAGGTCGTCTTCGCCGTCGCCGATCCGCACAACCCTGATCTCGCGATCGCAGCCGCCGAGATGCATCAGCTCGGCGTCGAACAGCATAATTCGACGCTGGTGCTCGACAATCTTCTGTCGCTGAAGATCTATCGCCGGTTGCAGACGGGCGAGAATCCCGAAGTCGAGATCAAGCGTTTCCTCACCGAAGTCGCGGGCTTTCCCAACACGCCGCCCCTGCTTGGCGTCGTCGATTACGTCGATCCCGTCGGCGCGCGCATGACGCTCGCCACCTTGCAGCCCTTTGTGCGCTGCCAGGGGGACGCCTGGACCTGGACGCTCGAGGCGCTGAAGCGCATTCTCGAGGCTTTGGCGATGGCGCCGCCGCAAACGGAGCAAAACGATCAGGGGGAGCCGGCCAGCTTTTCCACCTATGTGCCGCATATGCAGCGTCTTGGCCTGCGCACGGCCCAGATGCATCTGGCGCTGGCGACGCCGACGGATGACCCTGCCTTCAAGGCCGAGGTTTTAACGCATGCCGACCTGCGCCGTGGCGTCGCGAGGCTGAGAGAGGGCGCAAGGGGCGGCTTCGAGCGCTTTCAGGCGCTCGCCCGCCTCAGCGAAGCCGCGGGCCAGGAGGGCGGCGCCGACATTGAGAGGCTTATTGGCCGGCGCGATGAATGTTCCGCCCTCTTCAATACGCTGGAGGAAGAGGAGCCTCGCGGGGCGATCAAGATCCGCATCCACGGCGACTATCATCTCGGCCGGGCGCTCGTCGTCAAAGACGACGTCATCATCGTTGGCTTCGAAGGAGTCGCTGATGGCGGCGATCCACAGGCCAAAGCCTCGCCTCTGCGCGACGTCGCCTGCATGTTGCGCTCTTTTGCCTATGTCGCCGCCGCCGCCGAGCGCGGCATCGCGAAGTTGGTGCCAGACCCGGCGATGGCCGCGACCCGGCTGAGCGAACAGCTCGTCGAATTTTCAGAGATTTTTGTCGAAGCCTATATGAGCGCGACGCATGGAGGACCGATCTGGATCGAGGATCAGCCGACGCGGCGGCGGCTCCTTATCCTTTATCTGCTCTCCGCCGCCTTCGAGGAAGTCACGGATGAGAATCGCTGCGCGGAGGCGGACGTCGTCGCCGCGAAAGGAATCAACGCCATTCTCGACCGCGCGGCGAAACTTCTTCTTTAGCGCGTGACCATTGCCCGCTTGCTCGCCGCAGCGCATAAGCCTGTCCGGCGATCAGCGAGCGGCCGGATGGCGCCAACGCCGCCGCCGACGCTGGAGCGGAACAGTTCCGGTTTTGACCGTTTGGCGTTGACGGGCCGGACCTATCGTGATTATAAGCACGGCTCCCGGCTATGCGCTGCCCGCCCGTTATGGCGCCGTGGCAAATGATGGCCTCGTCCAGGACACAATAAATGGCGAATACACCCTCGGCCAAGAAGGCCGTCCGTAAAATCGAGCGTCGCACAGCGGTCAACAAGTCGCGGCGCAGCCAAATGCGGACTTACGTTCGTAAAGTCGAGGAAGCAATCGCTTCAGGCGATGCAGAAGCGGCAAGCAAAGCTTTGCGCGTCGCAGAGCCCTTGGTTATGCGTGCAGCGCAAAAAGGTATCATTCACAAAAATAC
Protein-coding sequences here:
- the rpsT gene encoding 30S ribosomal protein S20, producing MANTPSAKKAVRKIERRTAVNKSRRSQMRTYVRKVEEAIASGDAEAASKALRVAEPLVMRAAQKGIIHKNTASRKVSRLSARVSSIAK
- the treS gene encoding maltose alpha-D-glucosyltransferase — translated: MIDRSDVHWYRDAIIYQLHVKSFFDCNNDGIGDFKGLTQKLDYVKDIGANAIWLMPFYPSPLRDDGYDISNYRDINPAYGSLRDFKIFVREAHDRGLRVIIELVVNHTSDQHPWFQRARLAKRGSSARNFYVWADNDQGYKDAPIIFLDIEKSNWTYDEIAGAYYWHRFYSHQPDLNYDNPRVLEAILDVMRFWLDMGVDGLRLDAIPYLVEREGTSCENLPETHSIIKKIRAAVDADYPDRMLLAEANVWPEEAAGYFGNGDECHMAFHFPLMPRIYMALAQEDRHPITDIMRQTPELPDGSQWAIFLRNHDEMTLAMVTDKERDYLWSFYAADRRARINLGIRRRLAPLLENDRRKIELLNSLLLSMPGTPVLYYGDEIGMGDNIYLGDRDGVRTPMQWSVDRNGGFSRADPAKLFLPAIQDPIYGYSAVNVEAQLATQSSLLTWMRRLIAVRRSNLAFGRGGLRFLYPANRKVLAYLRETEAERILCVVNVSRAPQAVELDLAEFKGAAPVELTAGSQFPQIGSAPYVLTLPSYGFFWFRLEAVLEEAPAPQPVPELFTLVAVGKIDSILLGRELVAFERNVAPKFLTSRRWFCGRNVLIPKVSVRDFAVLRNGGEERRFVLPLLDVVEGDGAIATYFTPFAAERESEQLTAASVAVAKLRRGAQMGVLYDADACPAFGAAMLAAFREDQAVATTKGGKVVFAVADPHNPDLAIAAAEMHQLGVEQHNSTLVLDNLLSLKIYRRLQTGENPEVEIKRFLTEVAGFPNTPPLLGVVDYVDPVGARMTLATLQPFVRCQGDAWTWTLEALKRILEALAMAPPQTEQNDQGEPASFSTYVPHMQRLGLRTAQMHLALATPTDDPAFKAEVLTHADLRRGVARLREGARGGFERFQALARLSEAAGQEGGADIERLIGRRDECSALFNTLEEEEPRGAIKIRIHGDYHLGRALVVKDDVIIVGFEGVADGGDPQAKASPLRDVACMLRSFAYVAAAAERGIAKLVPDPAMAATRLSEQLVEFSEIFVEAYMSATHGGPIWIEDQPTRRRLLILYLLSAAFEEVTDENRCAEADVVAAKGINAILDRAAKLLL
- the otsA gene encoding alpha,alpha-trehalose-phosphate synthase (UDP-forming), which codes for MVNLDLLYKPVSLKPDRSNGRLIVVSNRVPVPTASGAPAAGGLAVALQSALRSKGGIWFGWSGKASQEADREPQLRTLGSISFAVCDLTRRDIEEYYHGFANQALWPICHYRLDLARLSERDAAGYFRVNEFFARRLAKMLRPGDVIWIHDYHFIPMAAFLRQLGVQNRIGYFHHIPWPSPDTASAMPHYDRILRSFSSYDVVGFQTEPDADNFRDCLIESGAGRAVDGNWCEAYGRKFQVDAFPISIDAEAFALEARLAERNTLVRRMRASLEGRAMIIGVDRLDYSKGIKHRIEAFGAFLERYPEAAKARVTMLQITPKSRSEVPEYANIQNEVAEEVGHLNGKLGDIDWTPLRYINKAMSQSALAGLYRMARIGLVTPLRDGMNLVAKEYVAAQSPDDPGVLVLSQFAGAARELKSALIVNPYDIGATAAAIARAIEMPLEERQDRWRDMMATLRDNSIDHWTANCLQAISGESEADLEGSLHPAGSIIRSGAIAKSEPWLAASPIWTSLGY